The stretch of DNA TCCCTGTTGCGCCGGAGTGGCGGAATTGGTAGACGCACTCGACTCAAAATCGAGCGGGAAACCGTAGGGGTTCGAGTCCCCTCCCCGGCACCACATTTGGAGGCACACATGCAGACCATCGTTTACATCCTTTACATCCTCGCTGCCCTTGGGGTGGTTCTGTTTGTGCTGCTGCAAACCCCCAAGCAATCCGGTCTGTCCAGTGGCATGGGCGGCGGCTCTGACCTCTTTGGAGGCAAAGGTTATGAAGGTGGCCTGATCCGCCTGAGCAGCATTTGCGGTGGCCTGTTCATTGTGCTGGCCCTGGTGCTGAACTTCATTTCCAAATAAAGCACTTCTGATCGCTGAAACACCAGACCACCCGCAAGGGTGGTTTTTGCATGTGGTCTTTGCATGTGGTCTTTGCCATGTCTGGCTTTGCACCAGAAGGCACATGGTTTGCAAGCGGGGAAATGCATTTGAATTTGTGTTGTTTTTACACCCCATCAACCACAGAGGGATGGGCCACTGCTTGAAGTGCTGGAGTGAAAAAAAGGCAGGTTGTTGCACCGGGTCTTTTTCGTGTTAAGATGGGCCCCGAAACAACTTGTCTGCTGTGTATACATTTCAGGAAATCCTGTTATGATGATCGGAAGTGCTGCTCAAACACTTCAATCACTGCAAGCAAAAGTAGGAGGAATCATGGCTGCAACCAGCGACGTCTTGCTGGCTGTTAATAACCTCAAGACGTACTTTTTCACGGATGAAGGGGTCGTCAAGAGCGTGGATGGGGTGACCTTCCACATCAACAAAGGTGAAACCCTCGCTGTCGTGGGTGAATCGGGATCAGGCAAGTCTGTCACCAGCCTGTCCATCATGCGACTCATTCAAAGCCCTCCCGGCAAAATTGTGGAAGGGGAAATCCTCTTCACGGGCAAAGACCAGTCCAGAAGAGACCTGACCAAACTGGATGAAGCGTCCATGCGCAAGATCCGTGGAAACGACATCTCCATGATCTTCCAGGAGCCCATGACCAGCCTGAACCCTGTATATACCATCGGGGACCAGATCGCAGAAGCCGTGATGCTGCACCAAGCCAAAAACCGCAAGGATGCCATGGAAGTGGCTGTGCAGATGCTGGAATTTGTGGGCATTCCTGCCGCCAGAAAACGGGTCAATGAATACCCCCACCAGATGTCCGGGGGCATGCGTCAGCGTGTGATGATCGCCATGGCCCTGAGCTGCAACCCTGCCCTCCTGATCGCAGATGAGCCCACCACAGCGCTGGACGTGACCATCCAGGCCCAGATTCTGGACCTGATGCGCAAACTGCAACGCGAGATTGGCATGAGCATCCTGTTCATCACCCACAACCTGGGTGTGGTGGCAGAAATGGCTGACCGTGTGGTGGTGATGTACGGAGGCCGTGTGGTGGAAGAAGGGGATGTGGTGGAGATCTTCAAAGCCCCCAAACACCCTTACACCATGGGACTGCTCAACTCCATTCCCCGTGTGGACTACCAGTCTGAAGACACCGGGGTCAAACGCAAACTGGAAGCCATCCCTGGCAATGTGCCCAACCCCCTGAGGTTGCCCCCCGGATGTGCATTTGCACCCCGCTGCAAATTCATGGTGGAAGACTGCAACAAAGCTGTGCCTCCGCTGGAAGACACCGGGAACGGCCACATGTCCCGTTGCATCCGCTGGAGAGAAATATGACCCAGAAACCTGCCTTTCAGAAAGACATGAGCTTCACAGAAAAAGACCAGCCTTTGCTGGAAGTCAAAAACCTGCAAAAATACTTCCCCATCCGTGGTGGCATCCTGTCCCGTGTGGTGGCGAACGTCAAAGCTGTGGACGATGTGTCCTTCAGCCTGAGCCGTGGAGAAGTGGTGGGTCTGGTGGGTGAATCTGGCTCTGGCAAGACCACGGTGGGCCGCAGCCTGCTGCGCCTGATTGAACCCTCTGGTGGTGAGGTGAAATTTGAAGGCGTGGACATCACCAAACTGTCCAAAGCCCAGATGCGCGAGTACCGCAAGAAGATGCAGATCATCTTCCAGGATCCTTTCGCTTCTTTGAACCCCCGCATGACTGTGGCCGACATCATCGGTGAGGCCCTGCAGATCCACCACATTGGCACCCCCCAGGAGCGCACCGAACGTGTGGGTGCCTTGCTGAAACGTGTGGGCTTGCTCCCCGAGCACATGCGCCGCTACCCCCATGAGTTCTCCGGGGGTCAGCGTCAGCGCATCGGGATTGCCCGTGCACTGGCCGTTGACCCGAGCTTCATCGTGGCAGACGAGCCTGTTTCTGCACTGGACGTGTCCATCCAGGCACAGGTGGTCAACCTGATTCAGGACCTGCAAAAGGAAATGAACCTGACCGTGCTGTTCATTGCGCACGACCTGGCCGTGGTGGAATACATCTGTGACCGGGTGATCGTGATGTACCTGGGCCGCATCATGGAAATTGCCACCAGCCGCGAACTGTACCTGAATCCCAAGCACCCTTATACCGAGGCGCTGCTGAGTGCTGCTCCCATTCCCGATCCCACGGTGAAACGGGACCGCATCATTCTGGAAGGGGACATTCCCAGCCCCATCAACCCCCCCAGTGGCTGTGTGTTCCGCACCCGCTGCCGGTATGCCATTGCTGAATGCGCCAACAAAGTGCCTGAACTGCGTGAAGTCGCTCCGGGCCATTTCAAGGCATGCATCCGCGATGACATTCTTTAAACATCACAATCAGCAGAAAACATGGTCAGGGGGGGATTTTCCTTCCCTGTTTTTTGTTGTTTCATGATCACTTGTTCATTGCTGGTTCATTGCTGGATTCGTCTGAATCGTTGTGCCACTGCACTGGAGCTCAAGGGGGCTTTAATTGTGGGTGATTGACACAGTTCTTCAGGTGAAATACAGTTACACTTCTGTTGTGATTCAGCAGCACCTCGGAACCATCAACGGCATCCCAGTGACGGGCAAAGTACAGATGCTTGGACAGGAAGGCAGCATGCAAATTGTTGCAGGAGAAATCTTCCTTCCAGAAGGCGAAAAGCTGGAAGCGCTCAAGCAAGCCTACTACTGGGTTTACACTGGCCCCTGCACCGACATGAACCAGCACATTCGCCACATCCGGGTGAGAACCCGCGTATCTTTCGTGCCCACCCGCAACAACTCGCTGGTGTTCCACAGCCTGGAAGAAGCCGAACCCCTTGCCCTGCTCCTGAACTGAACAACCCAAAGCCGTTTTAGATTGTCCCCGGGCCCTGTCTCGGGGATGTTTGTTGCCTTAAGAATCTTCACATCAGTCTGAAAAAGCGACTTTTGTTGTCAGGAAGCCAGGTTTCTGTATACACTGACTTCAAAACCGCTGGACTGCTCTACAGATGTGCCCCCAGACATCAAAAAGGACCAAGCATGATCCCAGAGCAAAGGACACTCTCGCAGCTTCCCCTCACCCAGGTCTTGCATGCCCTGCCAGAACCTGCGTGGCTGGCCTCTGCAGATGGTCTGGAGTGCATTTACAACCACAAGCTGACCGAAACTTTTCCGGTGGTTCAGCAATCCAGGGCAGAACAGCAAAACCTGCTGCATCCAGAAGACCGGGCAATGTTGCAGCAACTCTTTGCGGCAGGGTTTCAGGGCCAGCAGGAATTCAGGGTGAGCTTCAGGGTCAGGCAGGACACGGATCTTGCAGGAACCAACCTGTACCAATGGCATCAGGTGCAGGTGAACCCTGTGCTGGATCAGCATCAGGTGCTGGCCTGGCTGGGCATTGTGCGACCTCTGGACCAGACCCGCGATGTGCTGGAAGCCCTGTTTGAACATGCTCCGGTGGGCATGGCTTTGCTGGATCCAGGGTACCGCCTGCAGATGATCAATCCCAAACTGACCGAACGCACCCGCTACACCCGGGACGAATACCTGAAGTCCCATCTGGGAGAATTGTTTCCTGACACGTTCCAGCAGGTCAGGCCCCTGATTGATCAGGTGCTCAGCAGTGGGGAACAGCTGGAACCCATGGCCTTCCAGAGCCTTTATCCTCCCGAGGGCCAGCCAGCACCACACTGGCAGATCACCTATTTCCCGGTGAAAACCCGGGATGGGCGCATGCTGGGGGTGGGCAGCCTGACCGAAAACATCTCGGCGCGCAAGGAGGCCGAGCAACAATTGCAGGAAAGCCGGGAGTTTTTGCGGCGCATCACCGAAGCCGTGCCAGCGGTGATCAGCCTGCGGGATGTGGAAACGGGCAAGACCCTGTTTTCCAACAATTACGCTGCATCGGTGATCGGGTATGCACTGTCTGAACTGGAAGCCATGACTGAGACAGAACTCATCCAGTTGTTTCCTGCAGAAGAACGGGCAGACACCTACCAGCATTACCAGACCATTCCTGACCTCGCAGAAGGCGAGGTGCGTGAAAGGGAATTTCGCATCAGGCACAAGAATGGCCAGTGGCGCTGGATTTATGGCAAGACCACCATTTTTACCAGAGACGCCCAGGGCAAAGCCCTCAGTGCCCTCAGTGCCAGCCTGGACATCACCGAACGCAAAGAATTTGAGGTGGCCCTCAAGCACAGCGAGCAGCAATTGATTCGCCTGATGGAAGCCCAGAAACGTTTTGTGTCAGAAGCCTCCCATGAAATCAAAACCCCTCTGGCAGGCATTCAGGGCAATTTAGAGGTTCTGCTGCGTTATGCGGACATCCCAGAAGAAGAAAAACGGGAAATCCTGCAGGACTGTCACCGGGAAGCCACCCGTCTGGGACGGCTGGTGCAGGATTTGCTGGGCATGGCTCGCGGCAACACCGACCTGCAAATGATCGAAGACGATGTGCGGCTGGAGGGAATGGTGCAGGACACTTTCCGCGAGCTGGAACGCACCCGGGGAAACCGCCAAATTCGCCTGGGAGAGGTGGAGCCCTGTCTGGTGCTGGGAGACCCGGACCGCCTCAAGCAACTGCTGGTGATCTTGATCAGCAATGCCATCAAATACACCCCAGCTGGAGGTCAGGTCACCTTGCAGCTGAAACGGCAGGGCCATCAAGCAGAGATTCGTGTCTCTGACACCGGGATTGGTATTGGCAAAGAAGACCTCAAGCATGTTTTTGAGCGTTTTTACCGGGCAGATCTCTCCCATCAGGGAATTGAGGATCCTGGCGGTTCGGGACTGGGTCTGTCCATTGCCCGCTGGATTGTGGAAGAACACAAAGGCCACATTCACCTGGAAAGCGAACTGGGCAAAGGCACCACTGCTGTTGTCACCTTCCCCCTGATCGGATGAAAGGTAAACTGAGAACATCTCATCCCGGGGGAGCACATGACCATTGCAGAAAACACATCTGAAAGGCTCAGGGTTCATCTTCAGCAGGTGCAGGATTTGATTCAGCGGTTGCGGGGCACTTACAACCTGCTGACCACTGTCAGTTCAATTGGAGGGTTTCTGGCCACCGCCATTGCCACCTACGCTGCTGTCAAACAGGGGGCCATTGTGGGAGAAGGCAAAACCGGCTGGAGCCTCACCTGTGGCGCTGTGGGGCTTCTGACCCTGCTCAGCACCCTCTGCACCACCATGATCCAGCAGGCCCGGCTCACCGAACGCATCACCACCGCGGAAGCCTGTGCCGGGCAGCTCAGGGCGGTCAGCAAGGGCCTCAGGAACAACCGCCACACCGAGCAGGAGGCCAGGGAAGAGCTGGAAGATTTGAAAGAACAGCACCCTGAGCTGCTGAGGTCGAGTCCAGTCACCTGAAGGTTTTTCTCATGCCAACAGCATGATCCTCACCGTGCAGTTTCTATGCTGAAAACATGAAAAAACACATTTTGACCCTGCTGGTCCTGTCAGGCGCAGCGCAGGCTGCCGACTACCGCATTTACCCCACATTCAGCGAGGTTCTGGAGCAGGTGACCCCGCAAAACGGGCAGTACACCTTCACCATTGACCAGAACGACCTCTGTCAGGTGTTTCCCAGTTCCATTGGCCTGAAAAATGCAGAGGTGGAATCTTACCTGGTCACCACCCGCACAGTGCCCTGGCTGTCCCAGTTGCAAGGAAAACGGGTGGCCGTGAAAGACAGCTATGGGGTGCATCCCGCCATCGTTGTGCGCATTGAGGGTCAGGTTCTGCTGGTGCAGGACGAGGTGACAAAGCGCTACTACACCACCACCGCTGCATCACTGGAATTTTTTGAGGCCCCCTCCACCTTTCAGGACCAGACCGAGGTGGCCTACCAGTTTCAACTGGGTCAGACCGACCAGCCAGAACTGCATTACCTGACCGGAGCTGTGACCTGGAAACCGCTGTATGCCCTGGAGGTGGAAGGCGACAGCGCCACCCTGCGTGCCTGGGCTGAGGTTTCCAACCAGACCGCAAAAACCCTCAAGGTGGACCATGCAGACCTGTTCGGGGGAGATGTGAACCGACCTGCCCAGAAGTTCCCGAGCTGTGGAGGGTATGCGCCGCAGGCCTATTACAACAAAGCATACGACGGACTGGCAGACATGGCCGCAGCGCCCATCGTGGCCCAGGAAGCGGTCTCGGTGCCCCAGGCCACAGCTGGAGGCATTTACAAATACGAGGTGAGCAAGGTGTTTGAGGTTCCCTCCAGAGCCACCTATGCCTTGCCCTTGCAGGATGCAGATGTTCCGGAAGTCAAACGGGTGCTGACCCACATCCAGAACTTTTCTTATGGCAACCAGAAAGGCTTGCTGGACCGGGTGTACCGTTTTGAAGCCCCTGAATTCCTGCTGGGGGGTCAATTCACAGTGCGAGATGAGGACTTCTTCATAGGGGAAAGTGTGATTGCCCATGCTGCCAAAGGCAAGGAGCTCTCTGTGCAGGTGGGCAGTGCTCCCGAAGTCACTTACGATCGCACCATTCAGATGCTTTCCCAGGAACGGGTGGAGGTGAACAACCTGGACCGCATCCGCGAGGTTTATCTGGTCACTGTGGTCCTCAAAAGCTTCAAAGATGCCCCGGTGAACGTGGAATATCAAGAAAGCATGAATGCTCTGGGCAGAACCTGGGTGGTGCTGGAAGATCAGGGAAAAGTGGTCAGAGAGAACAATTTTGGATACCAGGGAATTTTGCAGCCAGAAGAAGAAAAAACCCTGCAATTCAAACTGCAAACCGAGAGACCTTACTGATTTCTGATCTGGCCATGAGCAGCGGGTGAAATCCAACCTTAATTCAACCTGAAGCAGATTGTGTATCCAACTTCACGATGGCTGGTTAAGCTGACCTCATGAAAAGATTTGCACTGATTGCCCTGGGCCTGCTGGCCTCTGCACAAGCCGCCGATTTGCGCATTTACCCCGGATTCGCAGAAATCCGTGAAAACGTTCAGGTGAGCGAAAACTACACCCTGAACCTGCCCATTGAACATTTTGCCCAGATCCTTCCAGGCAGCCTGACCCTGGAAGGTCTGGATGTGCTGAACCAGACCAGTCGCCAGGTGATCAGTTCCCTGGAAGGCCAGAAGGTGCTGGTGCAAAAAGGCAATGAAACCATCGAAGCCGAAGTGATCCGTGCAGAAGACTTCCTGCTGAAAGACCTCAAAACCGGACGTTACTTTTACGGTGATCCCCGCAGCATCGAGTATCTGAGTGTTCCCCAGCTTCCCAGCTATCAGGTGGATTTCCTGGTCTCCAGACCAGGCAAAGGCACCCTCAGTTACCTGACCCAGGGCATCACCTGGAATCCCCGTTACAACCTCAACATCACCGATGCCGGGCACACCTTTGCCGCCTGGGCAGACATCACCAACAACACGGGACGCAAACTGACCGTGGACAACACCGAACTGTTCGGGGGAGATGTCAACCTCAACCAGAGCTACAACCCCCCCATGCCCATGGTCCGGGAAGGTGCAGCCATGATGGACAAGTCCACCGCCAATGAAATCCAGGCACAGGGCGAAGCAGGCGGTCTTTACCGTTACGACCTCTCTCAGCCTTTCACCCTGGCGGCCAATGGCACCTACACCCTGCCTTTCGTGAAACCCCAGACCAAAGTCACCCCTTATCTGGCAGCCAACACCTACTTCTACCCCCAGACCACCGAGGGCAACCTGAGCCGCATGTACAAATTCACCAGCAGCGAATTCCTGCCCAGAGGCACCATCACCGTGCGGGAAGATGGCCGCATCCTTGGACAGGCCCAGGTCCCTGACCTGACCGCCGACAGGGAAACCCTGCTGAACCTGGGCAGAGACGCCGATGTCAGCTTCAAACGGGATGTCAAAACCGTTTCCCAGAACGACAGCAAGGCCGTTTACAACGTCACCCTCACCCTGAAGAACAACAAGAAACGCGCCGTGCAGGCCCAGTTCAAAGACATGCTCTCTGGCAAGTTCGAGATCAAGGGCAATGTCAAAGCCACCACCGAAGGTGTGCTGGTCGAACCCAAACTGAACGCTGGCGAGAAACGCACCTACACCTACACCATCACCCAGATCTACAAGTAACCAGATCCACAAGTACAAAGCAGAAAGCCGAGAGCCAGGAGCGCAGAGCCGAGTGCTAAAGGCATACAGCGGAAAGCAGAAGCATAACTTGCCTTCTGCTTTCCGATTTTTCTGTTGCCAGGATGCCCTGGTTTCATGCCCGACGCAGGGGTTTTCTGGATGTGCGTTTGGAGGGTCTGGTTCCGAACCATGTGCTGAACCAGGACGATGCTCCTCGAAGGGATGGGGCTGGTTCATCCTGCTGGTGCTGGCTTTCTTGCTGGATGGTTTTCTGGACGGCTTGCAGGGCGAGGTAATTCTGGGATTCAAACATGGTGCATCTCCTTCTGAATCCAGATTGGGGTCTCCGGTGGTGTGAGGGTCAAACGGCACCAGAAGCAACATTTGACCCTCACACGGTGTGAGACCTGTATGCTCAGGGCTGGAGTGGGTGTGCATGGGTGAGATTGGTTTTCTGTCCATCGGTAATTTTTCCAGGCTCAGTCGGATTTCCATCCGTTCCCTGAGGTTTTACGACGAGATCCAGTTGCTGTTGCCGCAGTTTGTGGATCCCTCATCGGGGTACCGTTTTTACATTGCAGAACAGTTGAAAGACGCCGAGAAAATCCGCTTGTTGCGTTCTCTGGATGTGCCCCTGGAAAACATCCGGGAAATCCTTTCTGGCACGGATGAAGTGGTGGAGCAGGTGATCGAGCAGCACCGGCACAGGTTGAGGCTGCAGATTGAGGAACTGCAGCGCACCTTGCAGCATCTGGATCGGGTGTCCATGCACCACCAGGACATCAGACCCACGCTGGAACAGGAACCTCCCAGCAGAATCCTGAGCCTGGGCCTGATGACCGGGCTTGCAGGGATTGAGGCCACCCGTGAACGGACCTCCAGAATGTTGCTGCATTATGCAGAAGAGCAGGGTCTGAAGGTGGTGTCTCCGTACATGGAGTTGCGCAGCGTGTTCATCAACGACCAGAAGGACCTCTTCAAGCCAGAAATGGTGACGAAGGTGTGTCCCATAGACGATCCCTTTGAAATTGAGCTGGCTTATGCTGTTGAGGGCGATGCAGAGGTGAAAAGCCCGTTTTTGCTCAGGGAAATGCCTGCGGGCACCTACCTGACCCTCACCCATCTGGGTCCTTATGAGCCCTTGCATCTGGTGCATCAGGCCATGCTGGAATACGTGCAGAAGAACAACATGACTTTTCTGGGAGGCATTCGGGAGGTCTACCTGAAGGGGGCTCAGGACACCCCGGATGCCGATGGCTGGATCACCCGTGTCCAGTATCAGGTGGCTGTTTTGCAGTGAGGGGTTGCAGCGGCTTTCATGGGCAAGCCTGCGAAAATGGGTTATATTCTGTCTAGACGTATGGACAAATTGAACAGGCAAGCGTGGCAGGACCTCGCCCGCAAAGAACTGCGGGGCAATGGCCCCGAAACCCTGAACCGGACCACCCCTGAAGGTGTGACCATCAGGCCCCTCTACACGGCAGAAGACCAGCAGAACCTTCCCCAGCAGGAGGCTCTTCCCGGGTTGCCACCTTTCACCCGTGGGGTCAGGGCCACCATGTACACCCACCGGCCCTGGACCATCCGGCAGTATGCAGGGTTTTCTACAGCTGAAGAATCCAACCGCTTTTACCGTGAGAACCTGCGCATGGGTCAGAAGGGGCTTTCGGTGGCCTTCGATCTCGCCACCCACCGGGGCTACGATTCAGACCATCCCAGGGTGACCGGAGATGTGGGCAAAGCGGGTGTGGCCATTGATTCTGTCGAGGACATGAAAATCCTCTTTGAGGGCATTCCGCTGGACCAGATGAGCGTGTCCATGACCATGAACGGGGCGGTGCTTCCGGTGCTGGCGTCTTTCATTGTGGCGGGCGAGGAGCAGGGGGTCTCGCAGGCGCAGCTTTCCGGGACCATCCAGAACGACATTCTGAAAGAATTCATGGTGAGGAACACCTACATTTACCCACCAGAATTCAGCATGCGGATTGTCTCTGACATCATCGAGTACACCGCGAACCACATGCCAAAGTTCAACAGCATTTCCATTTCTGGGTACCACATGCAGGAAGCCGGAGCGAATGCGGCCCTGGAACTGGCTTACACCCTGGCAGATGGCCTGGAATACGTGCGTTCAGCCCTCAAAAAAGGTCTGGACATTGACGCTTTTGCCCCCAGACTCAGTTTCTTCTTCGGGATGGGCATGAATTTCTTCATGGAGGTGGCCAAACTGCGGGCTGCAAGGCTGCTGTGGTCAGAACTGCTGTCTCCTTTTCAGCCCAGAAACCCCCAGAGTCTGGCCCTCAGAACGCACTGTCAGACTTCAGGCTGGAGTTTGACTGCGCTGGATCCATACAACAACATCATCCGCACCACCATTGAGGCCATGGCGGCTGTGATGGGGGGTACCCAGTCCCTGCACACCAATGCTTTTGATGAAGCGCTGGGCCTGCCCACCGAATTCAGTGCCCGCCTTGCCCGCAACACCCAGCTGATTTTGCAGGAAGAAACAGACATCACCCATACAGTGGACCCGTTTGGGGGCAGCCATTTCATGGAAACCCTCACCCATGATCTGGCAGAGGAGGCACGCAAGATCCTCGCAGAAGTGGAAAACCTGGGGGGCATGACAAAAGCGCTGGAGCAGGGCATTCCCAAATTGCGCATCGAGGAGAGTGCGGCCCGCAAACAGGCCCGCATTGACAGCGGTCAGGATGTGATTGTGGGGGTCAACCGCTACCGTTTGGACAGTGAAACCCCTGTAGATGTGTTGCAGATTGACAACGTGAAAGTGCGAAAACAGCAGATTGCCCGCCTGAAACAGATCCGGTCATCACGGGACAGCCAGAAAGTTGATGCTGTCCTGAAAAACCTTGAACAGGCTGGACTTTCTGGAGAAGGGAATCTGCTGGCCCTGAGCATTGAGGCCATGCGGGTGCGTGCCACGGTGGGAGAAGTCAGCACTGCACTGGAACACGCTTTTGGCCGCTACCGTGCAGAGGTGAAAAGCATGACCGGCGTGTACGCCAGCCATTATGCAGACCAGGAACGCATTGCAGACCTCAGAAAACAGACAGAGGCATTTCAGGAGCGCACTGGACGCAGGCCCCGAATTCTGGTGGTCAAACTCGGGCAGGACGGACACGACCGGGGGGCCAGGGTGATTGCCACAGGTCTGGCAGATGTGGGCTTCGATGTGGACCTGGGCTCCCTGTTCCAGACCCCCGAAGAAGCAGCACGTCAGGCCATTGAGAACGATGTGCATGTGGTGGGGGTGTCCACGCAGGCTGCAGGACACCTCACGCTGGTGCCTGACCTGATTGCAGAACTGCAGAAACAGGGGGCCGGTGACATTCTGGTGGTGGCCGGAGGGGTGATTCCGCCGCAAGACCACCACCTGCTGTACGAAGCCGGGGTTTCCGCCATTTTCACACCGGGCACGGTGGTGATGGACGCTGCCCAGGACCTCCTTAATTTGCTGCAAGATGCCCAGTCCTGATTTGCACCGTCCTGATCTGTTTGCTCAGTTGTTGCAGGGGAACCGTCGGGCACTGGCCCGCACCATCACATTGCTGGAAAGCCGCAAACCAGAACATCAAGAGCAGGCCAGAGCCCTGTTGCAACAGCTGCTCCCATACACCGGAAAGGCCCTGAGGATCGGCATCAGTGGGACGCCCGGAGCAGGGAAGAGCACCTTCATTGAGGCTTTTGGGTTGCACCTGATCCAGCAGAATCTGAAAGTGGCTGTCCTGACCATCGACCCAAGTTCAGGCGTTTCAGGCGGGTCCATTCTGGCAGACAAGACCCGCATGGAAAAGCTGTCCAGCCGTCCAGAGGCTTTCATCCGCCCCAGTCCCAGTGCAGGGGTGCTGGGAGGGGTGGCCCTGCACACCCGTGAAGTGATGCTGGCCTGTGAAGCAGCAGGTTTTGAGGTCATCCTGATCGAGACCGTCGGGGTGGGCCAATCGGAAACGCTGGTGTCCAGCCTCACCGATGTCTTTTTGATGCTGACCCTGCCCAATGCTGGAGACGACCTGCAGGCGGTCAAAAGGGGCATTCTGGAACTGGTGGATCTGGTCCTCATCAACAAAACCGACCTTTTGCCCGAAAAGGCCAACCTGACCCAGGTGCAGCTGGAAAGTGCCTTCAGGCTGCAAAAAACAGCGGCAAAAGTGCTGCAGATCAGTGCATTGCAAGGCAAAGGCATTGCTCAGGTTTGGGAGCATCTGAAGCTCTGGCGTGAAAAACACGCTGCAGACCTCTTGCACAAAAGGCAGGACCAGCAGGCCGCGTGGTTTGAGGAGCACCTGAAACAGCTGGTGTGGCTGCATTTTCAGGCGCAGGTGAACCCCCAGAAACGCGAAGCCTTGCGCCAGCAGGCCAGAACAGGCACAATGGACCCGTTGAACGCTGCACATCTCTTGCTGGAGGACACCCATGGAGAAAAGCATTTTCCAGAGGATCATTGACCGCGAAATTCCCTCGCAGATCGTTTACGAAGACGAGCAGTTCATCGCCATTCGGGACATTGCCCCCAAAGCCCCCGTGCACCTGCTGCTGATCCCCAAACGGTTTTCCAGCCGTCTGGATGAGATCTCAGATGCCCAGCACATGGGAGAACTGTTCCTGACCGCCAACAAAGTGGCCCGTGAGCACCTGACCGATTACCGTCTGGTGGTCAATGTGGGCGCAGGAGGCGGGCAGGTGGTGTTCCACACCCACGTGCACATCATGGGGGGCTGGGAAGAAAAATCCGAAGCCGAACACCTGACCGACGCTGCCCAATAAAACCCTTCTGCCGAACCTGCCTTGTAAAAGGCAGGTTTTTTGAAAGGACTTTGATGGAACCTGTTCTGGTGATTCAGGGGATTGGCAACCGCGACAAAACAGGATTTGAGAAAGAAGTCCAGACCCTGCAAAAAGCTTTTGAACAGGCATCTGGGAACAGGAATTTTCAGTTTCTTCCGGTGTTCTGGGGAGATCTGGCAGCCCACACTGAAAATCTGGACGCCTGCATGCCAGATCTGGATCCTGCACCTGCCCTCAGCTTGCCTCCCATTTCTGTGCAGAATGCCCGGATGGGTGATCTGCTTTCCCTGATCAACACCCTTTCTCCTGGGCTGGCAGCGCCAATCAAAGCTCAGCTGGAACAGGCCATCAACCGGGCAGCAGGGGAGACGGTGCGCAATCAACTGGCCCAGTTGTACCAGACCGCCAGGGTCACCAACCGGCACATGATCACCACCTCTCTGGGCGAC from Deinococcus roseus encodes:
- the scpA gene encoding methylmalonyl-CoA mutase, whose protein sequence is MDKLNRQAWQDLARKELRGNGPETLNRTTPEGVTIRPLYTAEDQQNLPQQEALPGLPPFTRGVRATMYTHRPWTIRQYAGFSTAEESNRFYRENLRMGQKGLSVAFDLATHRGYDSDHPRVTGDVGKAGVAIDSVEDMKILFEGIPLDQMSVSMTMNGAVLPVLASFIVAGEEQGVSQAQLSGTIQNDILKEFMVRNTYIYPPEFSMRIVSDIIEYTANHMPKFNSISISGYHMQEAGANAALELAYTLADGLEYVRSALKKGLDIDAFAPRLSFFFGMGMNFFMEVAKLRAARLLWSELLSPFQPRNPQSLALRTHCQTSGWSLTALDPYNNIIRTTIEAMAAVMGGTQSLHTNAFDEALGLPTEFSARLARNTQLILQEETDITHTVDPFGGSHFMETLTHDLAEEARKILAEVENLGGMTKALEQGIPKLRIEESAARKQARIDSGQDVIVGVNRYRLDSETPVDVLQIDNVKVRKQQIARLKQIRSSRDSQKVDAVLKNLEQAGLSGEGNLLALSIEAMRVRATVGEVSTALEHAFGRYRAEVKSMTGVYASHYADQERIADLRKQTEAFQERTGRRPRILVVKLGQDGHDRGARVIATGLADVGFDVDLGSLFQTPEEAARQAIENDVHVVGVSTQAAGHLTLVPDLIAELQKQGAGDILVVAGGVIPPQDHHLLYEAGVSAIFTPGTVVMDAAQDLLNLLQDAQS
- the meaB gene encoding methylmalonyl Co-A mutase-associated GTPase MeaB, whose protein sequence is MPSPDLHRPDLFAQLLQGNRRALARTITLLESRKPEHQEQARALLQQLLPYTGKALRIGISGTPGAGKSTFIEAFGLHLIQQNLKVAVLTIDPSSGVSGGSILADKTRMEKLSSRPEAFIRPSPSAGVLGGVALHTREVMLACEAAGFEVILIETVGVGQSETLVSSLTDVFLMLTLPNAGDDLQAVKRGILELVDLVLINKTDLLPEKANLTQVQLESAFRLQKTAAKVLQISALQGKGIAQVWEHLKLWREKHAADLLHKRQDQQAAWFEEHLKQLVWLHFQAQVNPQKREALRQQARTGTMDPLNAAHLLLEDTHGEKHFPEDH
- a CDS encoding histidine triad nucleotide-binding protein — protein: MEKSIFQRIIDREIPSQIVYEDEQFIAIRDIAPKAPVHLLLIPKRFSSRLDEISDAQHMGELFLTANKVAREHLTDYRLVVNVGAGGGQVVFHTHVHIMGGWEEKSEAEHLTDAAQ